From Staphylococcus sp. M0911, a single genomic window includes:
- the lpdA gene encoding dihydrolipoyl dehydrogenase — translation MASNYDLVVIGAGPGGYVAAIRAAQLGKSVAIIEKQHVGGTCLNVGCIPSKTLLEFGSQVHLIHAANDLGITTDHLNIDYPRLFEHKNNIVHTLTNGVTQLLMKNNVELIQGEAVVKDGLTIEVNQQSLKAKDIILATGSQPFVPPIKGIEDVNYLTTDTFFNLQSLPKRLAVIGGGVIATELASSMADLGVDVTIIEVADDILLTEIEEVREYLKAHLEEQGVHIIIQAQIKQVTSSAIQLETGDTVEFDQLLIATGRKPNTQVVNALNIEMDGSFIQVNAFNQTSTDHIYAIGDLVKGYQLAHTASAQGVVVAEKLAGLNPKPVNPNEITRCIYTRIEAASVGLSEQQAKDAGYDVAVTESSFQGNAKAMIKGEPQGFIKIVSDKQYNEILGAFIVGPHATDLIGEVLGVKVSEGTIHELSQIIQPHPSLLETIGEGADALFKKAIHM, via the coding sequence ATGGCAAGTAACTATGATCTTGTAGTGATTGGTGCTGGACCTGGTGGCTATGTGGCTGCAATTAGAGCGGCACAACTTGGTAAATCAGTCGCAATCATTGAAAAGCAACATGTTGGGGGAACGTGTTTGAATGTGGGTTGTATTCCTTCTAAAACGTTACTTGAGTTTGGGTCTCAAGTACATCTAATCCATGCTGCTAATGATTTAGGTATCACAACGGATCATTTGAATATTGATTATCCACGTTTATTTGAACATAAGAACAACATCGTTCATACATTAACCAATGGCGTAACACAATTGCTTATGAAGAATAACGTTGAACTGATTCAAGGAGAAGCTGTGGTTAAAGATGGACTAACAATTGAAGTGAATCAACAATCACTAAAGGCGAAAGACATCATATTAGCAACAGGTAGTCAACCATTTGTTCCACCTATTAAAGGTATCGAAGATGTAAATTATCTAACAACAGATACCTTCTTTAATCTACAGTCATTACCGAAACGTTTAGCCGTTATTGGTGGTGGTGTGATTGCTACTGAATTAGCATCATCTATGGCTGATTTAGGTGTAGACGTGACGATCATTGAAGTAGCTGATGATATCTTATTGACTGAAATTGAAGAAGTACGTGAATATTTGAAAGCACATCTGGAAGAACAAGGTGTTCATATCATTATACAAGCACAAATTAAACAAGTAACATCTTCTGCTATTCAACTTGAAACCGGTGACACAGTTGAATTCGATCAATTATTAATTGCGACAGGTAGAAAGCCAAATACACAAGTCGTAAACGCGCTCAATATCGAAATGGATGGTTCGTTCATTCAAGTGAATGCATTTAATCAGACAAGTACCGACCATATCTATGCTATTGGAGATTTAGTCAAAGGTTATCAATTAGCGCATACTGCAAGTGCTCAAGGCGTTGTAGTAGCCGAAAAGTTGGCTGGATTAAATCCAAAACCTGTTAATCCTAATGAAATTACAAGATGTATTTATACAAGAATTGAAGCGGCATCCGTTGGGCTTTCAGAACAACAGGCGAAAGACGCAGGTTATGATGTAGCAGTTACTGAATCAAGTTTTCAAGGTAATGCGAAAGCAATGATTAAAGGCGAGCCTCAAGGATTTATTAAAATAGTGTCAGACAAGCAATACAATGAAATCTTGGGCGCATTTATAGTGGGACCACATGCGACAGATCTCATCGGTGAAGTATTAGGCGTCAAAGTTTCAGAAGGCACCATACATGAACTATCTCAAATTATTCAACCTCATCCATCTCTATTAGAAACAATAGGTGAAGGTGCAGATGCATTATTTAAAAAAGCTATACACATGTAA
- a CDS encoding thiamine pyrophosphate-dependent dehydrogenase E1 component subunit alpha yields the protein MTMEKKQARWIYKTMNEIRYFEEKVHKIFSDGQIPGFVHLYVGEEAVATGVMSLLEDDDYITSTHRGHGHAIAKGCDLNGMMAEIMGKKDGLGHGKGGSMHVAEIDKGMLGANGIVSGGFGLATGAGISIRNQKKENVAVCFFGDGAANEGNFHEGLNFASILNLPVIFVCENNQFAEGTTHDYASASETIAERAKAYNMPGVRVDGMDVIEVRNAAKEAVERAKKGEGPTLIECDTYRKYGHFEGDEQKVKSPNDRNADKNATEEFRKVAINEGWLTDEEATEIEQAAEQAVEASVAYAEQSELPDVESLYKDVFA from the coding sequence ATGACTATGGAAAAGAAACAAGCACGTTGGATTTATAAAACAATGAATGAAATTCGATACTTTGAAGAAAAAGTGCATAAAATTTTTAGTGATGGTCAAATTCCTGGATTCGTTCACTTGTATGTGGGTGAAGAAGCAGTTGCTACAGGTGTCATGTCATTGTTAGAAGATGATGATTATATTACAAGTACACATCGTGGACATGGTCATGCAATTGCTAAAGGCTGTGATTTAAACGGCATGATGGCTGAAATTATGGGTAAGAAAGATGGACTTGGCCATGGTAAAGGTGGTTCTATGCATGTAGCCGAAATCGATAAAGGTATGTTAGGTGCCAATGGAATTGTAAGTGGTGGTTTCGGCCTTGCGACAGGTGCAGGTATATCCATTAGAAACCAGAAAAAAGAAAATGTTGCCGTATGTTTCTTTGGTGATGGTGCAGCCAATGAAGGGAATTTCCATGAGGGATTAAACTTTGCATCTATTTTAAATTTACCAGTGATATTTGTTTGTGAAAATAACCAATTCGCTGAAGGTACAACACATGATTACGCTAGTGCATCTGAAACAATTGCGGAACGTGCTAAAGCGTATAACATGCCTGGTGTCAGAGTGGACGGCATGGATGTGATTGAAGTTAGAAATGCTGCTAAAGAAGCGGTCGAACGAGCTAAAAAAGGAGAAGGACCAACACTGATTGAATGTGATACGTATCGAAAATATGGTCACTTTGAAGGTGATGAACAAAAGGTTAAATCACCTAATGATCGTAATGCAGATAAAAATGCTACAGAAGAATTTAGAAAAGTAGCAATCAACGAAGGTTGGTTAACAGACGAAGAAGCAACAGAAATTGAACAAGCTGCAGAACAAGCAGTTGAAGCTTCAGTTGCATACGCAGAACAAAGTGAGTTACCAGATGTCGAATCACTATATAAAGATGTATTTGCATAA
- a CDS encoding alpha-ketoacid dehydrogenase subunit beta — MSENRKLTFMGAINEAIDQSMEKDDNVILIGTDVSGGANVEHIKDDDTFGGVFGVTKGLAKKYSRDRVIDTPIAEHITLSTAVGAAATGLRPIAELMFNDFIGFGLDPILNQGAKMRYMFGGKAKIPLVVRTVHGAGAGAAAQHSQSLYNMFAAIPGVKVVVPSNPYDAKGLLNAAIEDDNLVVFSEDKTLLGQKGEVPEEHYTVEIGKANVVREGSDLSIVAIGKMVAVALETADQLAESNISVEVIDLRSVSPWDKDTVLDSVKKTGRLIVIDESNPQCNVAGDVASVIGDIGFDYLDGPIKKVTAPDTPVPFAANLEEAYIPNTDKVLDVASELIDDLKQAKS, encoded by the coding sequence ATGAGTGAAAATCGTAAGTTAACATTTATGGGTGCAATTAACGAAGCAATCGATCAATCAATGGAAAAGGATGACAATGTCATTTTAATTGGTACAGATGTCTCTGGTGGTGCCAATGTGGAACATATCAAAGATGATGATACATTTGGCGGTGTATTTGGTGTAACCAAAGGTTTAGCTAAAAAGTATAGTCGTGATCGTGTTATTGATACACCTATTGCGGAACATATTACTTTAAGTACAGCAGTGGGCGCGGCAGCTACTGGTTTACGACCAATCGCAGAGTTAATGTTCAATGACTTTATTGGATTTGGTCTGGATCCTATTTTGAACCAAGGGGCAAAAATGCGCTATATGTTTGGTGGGAAAGCCAAAATTCCATTAGTTGTTAGAACTGTACACGGTGCAGGTGCAGGCGCAGCAGCACAACATTCACAATCACTATATAACATGTTTGCTGCAATCCCAGGTGTTAAGGTCGTTGTGCCATCTAATCCATATGACGCTAAAGGATTATTAAATGCTGCGATTGAAGATGACAATTTAGTTGTATTCTCTGAAGATAAAACATTATTAGGTCAAAAAGGCGAGGTACCGGAAGAACATTATACCGTAGAAATTGGTAAAGCTAATGTTGTTCGAGAAGGTAGTGATTTATCAATTGTAGCTATAGGTAAAATGGTAGCTGTCGCTTTAGAAACGGCAGACCAATTAGCTGAAAGCAATATATCTGTTGAAGTGATTGATTTACGTTCAGTGTCGCCTTGGGATAAAGATACCGTATTAGATTCAGTTAAGAAAACAGGACGACTCATTGTTATTGATGAATCTAACCCACAATGTAATGTAGCTGGTGATGTGGCATCAGTGATTGGTGATATTGGGTTTGATTATTTAGATGGACCAATTAAAAAGGTTACTGCACCAGACACACCAGTACCATTTGCAGCTAACTTAGAGGAAGCTTATATTCCAAATACAGATAAAGTTTTAGATGTCGCATCAGAATTAATCGATGATTTGAAACAAGCTAAATCATAA
- a CDS encoding DUF1413 domain-containing protein encodes MTFHDRILKLREHNHRTAFEFRFEDLFTKEEWLEMSIADQKAAEKQFQRDINQMSDVRMPYASVDKAKNKMFNLIYAYNGIKKNFKVVEEQQHSR; translated from the coding sequence ATGACTTTTCATGATCGTATATTAAAATTAAGAGAACACAATCACCGCACGGCATTTGAATTTCGTTTCGAAGACTTATTTACTAAAGAGGAATGGTTAGAGATGTCTATCGCTGATCAAAAAGCTGCAGAAAAGCAATTCCAACGTGACATCAATCAAATGAGTGATGTCAGAATGCCATACGCTAGTGTTGATAAAGCAAAAAACAAAATGTTCAACCTTATCTATGCCTATAACGGCATTAAAAAGAACTTTAAAGTTGTTGAAGAACAACAACATTCAAGATAA
- a CDS encoding SDR family oxidoreductase: MNQLKDKVAVVTGAGSGIGEAIATTLGEQGVKVVLAGRNTDKLNAVATKFDSDQVKVVATDVTNQREVESLIDTAKTSFGGLDIVVNSAGQMKSSKITDYKVEDWDSMIDVNVKGTLYTVQAALPTLLEQSSGHIINIASISGFEVTKGSAIYSATKAAMHTITQGLEKELAKTGVKVTSISPGMVETPLTEHYDFNGRKKLEAQNIADAAIYALTQPSHVNVNEVTVRPV; this comes from the coding sequence ATGAATCAATTAAAAGATAAAGTCGCAGTCGTAACAGGTGCAGGAAGCGGTATTGGTGAAGCAATCGCAACTACTCTAGGAGAACAAGGTGTTAAAGTTGTTTTAGCTGGAAGAAATACAGATAAACTCAATGCAGTTGCTACAAAATTTGATAGCGATCAAGTTAAAGTGGTAGCTACAGATGTAACGAATCAACGTGAGGTAGAATCATTAATTGATACTGCTAAAACAAGTTTTGGTGGATTAGACATCGTTGTAAATAGTGCAGGTCAAATGAAATCCTCTAAAATCACAGATTATAAAGTAGAAGATTGGGATTCAATGATTGATGTGAACGTTAAAGGAACATTGTATACAGTGCAAGCTGCATTACCAACGTTATTAGAACAATCAAGTGGTCATATTATTAATATCGCATCTATTTCAGGATTTGAAGTAACGAAAGGTAGTGCGATCTACAGTGCCACGAAAGCAGCAATGCATACGATTACTCAAGGATTAGAAAAAGAATTAGCCAAAACAGGTGTCAAAGTCACTAGCATTTCACCAGGTATGGTTGAAACACCATTAACAGAGCATTACGACTTTAATGGTCGTAAAAAGTTAGAAGCACAAAATATTGCTGATGCTGCCATTTATGCATTAACACAACCTAGTCATGTGAATGTTAACGAAGTAACTGTACGACCTGTATAA
- a CDS encoding acetylornithine deacetylase, which translates to MNQRQFELLEWLVSYQTESPPGRNTDPLQDDIVQLLKQLDFTIQRETMYEHDSVVIGTLKGTDAQAPKLILNGHIDVASVEDDQYWTYPPFQLTEHQDWLYGRGVSDMKGGMSSLFYVLERLHQEGHRPKGDIIVQSVVGEEVGEAGTKRACEVGPKGDLALVLDTSENQALGQGGVITGWITVKSKNTIHDGARHQTIHAGGGLFGASAIEKMTKIIQALNELERHWAVMKHYPDMPAGANTINPAVIEGGRHPAFIADECRLWITVHYLPNESYEDVVTEIEDYLNRVAQADVWLKDNPLEFEWGGTSMIEDKGEIFPSFTVPVDHPGFHQLQQAHQSVHQTSLKYGMSTTVTDGGWIAHFDIPTILYGPGSLEEAHSVNEKIQKEELKKYSDVLYQFLKHWYQYPEK; encoded by the coding sequence TTGAATCAACGTCAATTTGAGTTATTAGAATGGTTAGTCAGTTATCAAACGGAAAGTCCACCAGGTCGGAACACCGATCCATTACAAGATGATATCGTACAGTTGTTGAAACAACTTGACTTTACCATACAACGTGAAACAATGTACGAGCATGATAGTGTGGTTATTGGCACACTTAAAGGCACAGATGCCCAAGCACCTAAATTAATTTTAAACGGTCATATCGATGTTGCCTCTGTAGAAGATGATCAATACTGGACGTATCCACCATTCCAACTTACAGAGCACCAAGATTGGTTATATGGTAGAGGTGTCAGTGATATGAAAGGTGGGATGTCATCTTTATTTTATGTTTTAGAACGATTGCATCAAGAAGGACATCGACCTAAAGGTGACATCATTGTTCAGTCAGTGGTTGGTGAAGAAGTAGGAGAAGCAGGTACTAAACGTGCGTGTGAAGTAGGACCTAAAGGTGATTTAGCGCTTGTATTAGATACAAGTGAAAATCAAGCGCTAGGACAGGGCGGTGTCATTACAGGTTGGATTACAGTTAAAAGTAAGAACACAATACATGATGGTGCCCGTCATCAAACGATTCACGCAGGTGGTGGATTATTTGGTGCGAGTGCCATTGAAAAAATGACTAAAATCATCCAAGCATTGAATGAACTCGAACGACATTGGGCTGTAATGAAGCATTATCCAGATATGCCAGCAGGGGCCAATACTATTAATCCTGCAGTAATTGAAGGTGGCAGACACCCAGCATTTATTGCTGATGAATGTCGATTATGGATTACAGTACATTATTTACCAAATGAGTCATACGAAGATGTAGTAACTGAGATCGAAGATTATTTAAATCGTGTGGCACAAGCTGATGTGTGGCTAAAGGACAATCCACTTGAATTTGAGTGGGGCGGTACATCTATGATTGAAGATAAGGGAGAAATATTCCCAAGTTTTACAGTGCCCGTAGACCACCCTGGTTTTCATCAATTACAACAAGCACATCAATCGGTACATCAAACTTCATTAAAATATGGTATGAGTACGACAGTGACTGATGGTGGTTGGATTGCACATTTTGATATTCCAACTATCTTATATGGACCGGGCAGCCTAGAAGAGGCGCATAGCGTTAATGAAAAAATACAAAAAGAAGAACTTAAAAAATATAGCGATGTACTATATCAATTTTTAAAACATTGGTATCAATATCCTGAAAAATAA
- a CDS encoding RNA degradosome polyphosphate kinase, with protein sequence MQTQLGEKDINLPQYYNNRELSWLDFNYRVLEEVYDFSNPLLEKLNFVSIFSSNLDEFFMVRVAGLKDQVKMGYDKPENKAQMTPQEQLEAIKKKNTEYVNIQYNRYNELIEELRNYEIEMAQPEDLSESLLNRLDHEFKTKILPTLTPLGIDAYHPFPKLNNKSLNIFVDIDTEDAINSAIVQIPSLIPRFLTLNEGYKQYVLMVEDVVTFFINQLFVGYEVLNTFAFRITRNADLTIHEDGAEDLLIEIERFLKERKSGSAVRLEVDGRTAVREDIGWIMDQLEVKDDDVYFVDGPLDLTFLFGLVDHLSHKLSYLTYDKYTPQVPRSLGYNNIYQLALERDIFFHHPYESFEPIVDFIREAAEDPNTIAIKQTLYRVSKDSPIIKSLKEAAEKGKQVTVLVELKARFDEENNVHWARMLEDAGCHVIYGMTHLKTHSKIALFVKKIAGELTSFVHLGTGNYNDKTAKLYTDMSIITTNNEIAEDAINFFNYLSGYSVKPQYNKLIVAPFDIRDVFIDRIDKEISSHLEHGNGKIMMKMNSLTDKAIIEKLFEASQAGVKIQLIIRGICCLKPGIPGISENIEVVSIVGRLLEHSRIYYFHNNGDERIYLSSADVMTRNMIKRVEILFPVEDKNIAARLLNFMNLQLSDNQKGRYQDQYGNYHYIENNSSPLNSQAYLMQVALKYGQELKRQSAQPSGRAVRSKRGGSWVSRLRDTLKR encoded by the coding sequence ATGCAAACTCAATTGGGAGAAAAGGATATTAATTTACCGCAATACTATAACAACCGGGAGTTAAGTTGGTTAGACTTTAACTATAGAGTTTTAGAAGAAGTCTATGATTTTAGTAATCCACTACTCGAGAAATTAAATTTCGTATCAATTTTTAGTTCGAATTTAGACGAATTTTTCATGGTGCGTGTTGCAGGACTTAAAGATCAGGTCAAAATGGGCTATGATAAACCTGAAAACAAAGCACAAATGACACCTCAAGAGCAATTAGAAGCTATAAAAAAGAAAAATACAGAGTACGTTAACATTCAATACAATCGCTACAATGAATTAATTGAAGAGTTACGTAACTATGAAATTGAAATGGCTCAACCTGAGGACTTATCAGAATCACTATTAAATAGACTAGATCATGAATTTAAAACGAAAATTCTACCTACATTAACGCCATTAGGTATAGATGCCTATCATCCATTTCCAAAATTGAATAATAAAAGTTTAAATATCTTTGTAGATATCGATACAGAAGATGCAATTAATTCAGCAATTGTTCAGATTCCATCATTAATACCTAGATTTTTAACTTTAAACGAGGGGTATAAGCAATATGTGTTAATGGTAGAAGATGTTGTTACATTCTTTATTAATCAACTGTTCGTTGGTTACGAAGTATTAAATACATTTGCTTTCCGAATCACAAGAAATGCAGATTTAACCATTCACGAAGACGGTGCAGAAGACTTATTAATTGAAATCGAACGCTTCTTAAAAGAACGTAAAAGTGGCTCAGCCGTACGTTTAGAAGTGGATGGTCGTACTGCTGTACGTGAAGATATTGGTTGGATTATGGATCAACTTGAAGTTAAAGATGACGACGTCTATTTTGTAGACGGTCCTTTAGATTTAACTTTCTTATTTGGTTTAGTTGATCACTTATCTCATAAGTTAAGTTATTTAACTTACGATAAATACACACCACAAGTGCCTCGTTCACTTGGCTATAACAACATTTATCAATTAGCTTTGGAACGTGACATTTTCTTCCACCATCCATATGAATCATTCGAACCTATTGTCGATTTTATTAGAGAAGCTGCCGAAGATCCAAATACCATTGCAATCAAACAAACGTTATATCGTGTAAGTAAAGATTCCCCTATTATCAAGAGCTTGAAAGAAGCTGCCGAAAAAGGTAAACAAGTAACGGTCCTTGTCGAATTAAAAGCACGTTTCGACGAAGAAAATAACGTTCATTGGGCACGTATGTTAGAAGACGCGGGTTGTCACGTCATTTACGGTATGACACATCTGAAAACACATAGTAAAATCGCACTATTCGTGAAGAAAATAGCTGGTGAATTAACATCATTTGTACATCTTGGTACAGGGAACTATAACGACAAAACTGCTAAATTGTATACAGATATGAGTATTATTACGACAAATAACGAAATTGCTGAAGATGCGATTAACTTCTTTAATTATTTAAGTGGCTATTCAGTTAAACCACAATATAACAAGTTGATTGTGGCACCGTTTGATATACGAGATGTCTTTATTGATCGCATTGATAAAGAGATTAGTAGTCACTTAGAACATGGTAATGGGAAAATCATGATGAAGATGAACTCATTAACAGATAAAGCAATTATTGAAAAATTATTTGAAGCCTCACAAGCTGGCGTGAAAATTCAATTAATCATTCGTGGCATTTGTTGTTTAAAACCAGGCATCCCTGGTATCAGTGAAAATATTGAAGTTGTAAGTATTGTTGGTAGATTACTTGAACATTCTCGAATTTATTACTTCCATAATAATGGAGACGAACGTATCTACCTATCATCAGCCGATGTAATGACACGTAATATGATCAAACGTGTAGAAATCTTATTCCCTGTAGAAGATAAAAACATTGCCGCACGTTTATTAAACTTTATGAACTTACAACTATCTGATAACCAAAAAGGTCGTTATCAAGATCAATATGGTAATTATCATTATATCGAAAACAATTCGTCACCTTTAAATTCTCAAGCCTACTTGATGCAAGTTGCACTTAAATATGGTCAAGAATTAAAACGACAAAGCGCGCAACCATCCGGACGTGCCGTGCGTTCTAAACGAGGTGGCAGTTGGGTTAGTCGCTTACGCGATACGCTCAAACGTTAA
- the ppx gene encoding exopolyphosphatase: MEERIGLIDIGSNTIRLVIFGFDKDTGLNEILNIKTPARLSQYLTKDNDMNDEGIQVLTDALSSFNKVATTFKVDELHPIATAAIRQSNNQQDIIKKVKKDTGVEIKIVPEEDEAFYGYYAISHTTDIEDGVSVDIGGGSTEVTLFKDKKLKAAHSFPFGVVSLKRQFFGDKDHNDKSAIKSMEKFLSEQFGQLDWLNDQDVALVGVGGSARNVARIHQSEHSYPIGGVHNYTMSDRDIEEVYDLIRKSSRDDLTNLDGLSRDRVDIILPAVSVFKTLYKKVDATQFTFSRKGIREGYVMNLIRQRYPEEFSKDNVRQDALRHLANEYHIEASSANRRLKLAESLLSQLLKRSDLKLSDKDKELFVEGAYLYYLGSFIDSDSSSPHTYYLIANSMINGFSHKDRVKLALLASFKNKSLLKFYCKETHWFGSKETETIQALGGIIKFVNALNISHTSFVEEVELKAKKDDKYELHVFYKGEPIAEEYQANRQKKHIEKILKGKVTIVFTKS, encoded by the coding sequence ATGGAAGAACGTATTGGTTTAATAGATATTGGTTCAAATACCATTCGTCTTGTTATTTTTGGATTTGATAAAGACACAGGTCTAAACGAAATCCTTAATATTAAGACGCCCGCACGTCTAAGTCAGTATTTAACTAAAGATAACGATATGAATGACGAAGGGATTCAAGTACTTACAGACGCGTTAAGTAGCTTTAATAAAGTAGCAACGACATTTAAAGTAGACGAATTACATCCAATTGCAACTGCAGCAATTCGTCAATCAAATAATCAACAAGATATTATCAAAAAAGTAAAAAAAGACACAGGTGTAGAGATTAAAATCGTTCCTGAAGAGGATGAAGCATTTTACGGCTATTATGCCATTTCACATACAACTGATATTGAAGATGGTGTCTCAGTTGATATTGGTGGCGGATCTACAGAGGTCACTTTATTTAAGGATAAAAAATTAAAGGCTGCACACAGTTTTCCATTTGGTGTTGTATCGCTCAAACGTCAATTCTTTGGTGACAAAGATCATAATGATAAATCAGCGATTAAAAGTATGGAGAAATTCTTATCAGAGCAATTCGGTCAACTTGACTGGCTTAATGATCAAGATGTCGCACTTGTTGGTGTAGGTGGCTCAGCACGAAATGTAGCTCGAATTCACCAGTCAGAGCATTCTTATCCTATTGGTGGTGTTCATAACTACACGATGTCAGATAGAGATATCGAAGAAGTCTATGACTTAATTCGTAAAAGCTCAAGAGACGACTTAACTAACCTAGACGGATTAAGTCGCGACCGTGTAGACATTATCTTACCTGCCGTTTCAGTCTTTAAAACACTATATAAGAAAGTGGATGCGACTCAGTTTACTTTCTCAAGAAAAGGTATTCGTGAAGGTTATGTAATGAATCTCATTCGTCAACGTTATCCAGAAGAATTTTCAAAAGATAATGTAAGACAAGATGCTTTACGCCATTTAGCAAACGAATATCACATTGAAGCAAGCAGTGCTAATCGTCGTCTTAAACTAGCAGAATCACTATTATCGCAACTATTAAAACGTTCAGATCTGAAATTAAGCGACAAAGATAAAGAGCTCTTCGTTGAAGGTGCCTATCTTTATTATTTAGGTAGTTTTATCGATTCTGATTCAAGTTCACCACATACCTACTATCTAATTGCTAACTCAATGATCAACGGCTTTTCACATAAAGATCGTGTTAAGTTAGCATTACTTGCAAGTTTTAAAAATAAATCACTACTTAAGTTCTACTGCAAAGAAACACATTGGTTCGGTAGTAAAGAGACCGAAACGATTCAAGCCTTAGGTGGTATTATCAAATTTGTGAATGCACTCAATATTTCTCATACAAGCTTTGTTGAAGAAGTTGAACTCAAAGCGAAGAAAGACGATAAATATGAGCTTCACGTGTTCTACAAAGGGGAACCCATCGCCGAAGAATATCAAGCAAATCGTCAGAAAAAACATATTGAAAAGATATTAAAAGGTAAAGTCACGATCGTCTTTACAAAATCTTAA
- a CDS encoding AbgT family transporter gives MATNSKQKPSIVSKFLNGVEWVGNKLPDPTVLFFLMCVGLAIITWFVSLFNVSVKHPGNGETIHIKSILSHDGFAMIMNDAIKNFSEFPALGLVLGVMIGIGAAEKSGYFDKLMISVVNRAPKKLIVPTIILIGIVGSTAGDAATIILPPLAAMLFIKIGYHPIAGLAMAYASAVGGFAANLVVGMQDALVYSFTEPATRIVSEKIKTNVAVNWYFIAASVVVLLPTIHLVTTKLIIPRLGKYDDSDAHDDMEETSSHITPVEKKALFWANMSFIVLLVLLIICAIPEHSFLRNAKTGSLLDDAPLINGVGLIILVIFLVPGVIYGVLSHEIKNTKDLGQMITDSMSSMGSFIVIVFFAAQLLAFLEWSNLGVITAVKGAKLLQHQNGIVLIIGVIFLSALVNMLVGSASAKWGILAPIFVPMLILVGFHPAFTQAIYRVGDSITNPITPMMPYLPLLLSYAQKYDKNMKLGTLLSSLMPYSIALTIVWTLFTLIWFLLGIPVGPGGPLHVK, from the coding sequence ATGGCAACAAACTCAAAGCAAAAACCATCAATCGTTAGTAAATTTTTAAATGGGGTCGAATGGGTAGGTAATAAATTACCTGATCCAACGGTACTCTTCTTCTTAATGTGTGTCGGACTTGCCATTATTACTTGGTTTGTTTCTCTATTCAATGTTTCCGTCAAACATCCAGGTAACGGCGAAACTATTCATATCAAAAGTATTCTAAGCCATGATGGCTTTGCCATGATTATGAATGATGCTATTAAGAACTTTTCTGAATTCCCTGCCCTTGGGCTTGTACTAGGCGTCATGATTGGTATTGGTGCCGCTGAAAAATCAGGTTATTTCGATAAACTCATGATTTCAGTGGTCAATCGAGCACCAAAGAAGTTAATCGTCCCTACCATCATTTTGATTGGTATCGTTGGTAGTACAGCTGGTGATGCAGCAACGATTATCTTACCACCTTTAGCAGCAATGCTATTTATCAAGATTGGTTATCACCCTATCGCAGGTCTAGCAATGGCGTATGCATCTGCTGTTGGTGGATTTGCTGCCAATTTAGTCGTAGGTATGCAAGATGCGTTAGTCTATTCATTTACAGAACCAGCTACAAGAATTGTATCTGAAAAGATTAAAACCAATGTAGCTGTGAACTGGTATTTCATTGCAGCCAGTGTAGTTGTGTTATTACCTACCATTCACTTAGTGACAACAAAGTTAATTATTCCTAGACTTGGTAAGTATGACGATTCAGATGCACACGATGATATGGAAGAGACGTCTTCTCATATCACACCTGTTGAGAAAAAGGCATTATTTTGGGCTAATATGAGTTTCATCGTCTTACTTGTGTTACTCATCATTTGTGCCATTCCAGAGCATAGCTTTTTAAGAAATGCTAAAACAGGCAGTCTACTTGATGATGCACCTTTAATTAATGGTGTCGGTCTCATTATCTTAGTCATCTTCTTAGTACCGGGTGTGATATACGGTGTCTTAAGTCATGAAATTAAAAACACTAAAGATTTAGGACAAATGATTACTGATTCAATGTCATCTATGGGCTCGTTCATTGTCATTGTATTCTTTGCAGCACAACTCCTCGCCTTCCTAGAATGGAGTAACCTTGGTGTAATTACAGCAGTTAAAGGTGCCAAATTACTACAACATCAAAATGGTATTGTACTGATTATTGGTGTCATCTTCCTAAGTGCACTCGTCAATATGCTAGTGGGTAGTGCCTCTGCTAAATGGGGTATTTTAGCACCAATCTTTGTGCCAATGCTTATTTTAGTCGGCTTTCACCCTGCCTTTACTCAGGCTATATATCGAGTAGGCGATTCCATTACTAATCCAATCACACCAATGATGCCTTACCTACCGTTGTTGTTATCTTATGCTCAAAAGTATGATAAAAACATGAAACTCGGCACCCTACTTTCAAGTCTAATGCCATATTCAATCGCCTTAACGATTGTATGGACACTATTCACACTCATTTGGTTCTTACTAGGTATTCCAGTCGGACCCGGTGGACCACTACATGTAAAATAA